A region of the Triplophysa rosa linkage group LG5, Trosa_1v2, whole genome shotgun sequence genome:
CTTTTCCAAGAGCATTTTGACAAGCAGCTGTGTATGCAGTGAGAACACTAcagagtgctgatggatgtccACCATACATACACATATCATACACACAATCCTCATAAAACTGACTGGGATTCACTTTGTCATGGCAGCCTTTAAATGGACCTGTTTTGTCTGTGATGATGCTACAGGGCTTTGTAAAAGTCACCTTGTTTTTCTCAATGTTGTCACATTTGGGACAGATTTTCTCCTTACATTCATCCGAGCATCCAGGGTCATCTTTGACTTTCCAACTGGTTCCAAAGAGTGTTGGGTTTGCTGCAAGGGTATTGTCAGTAGTACGGAATTCATCGTTGAGGTTTCCATTCCAGTTGCCACAAAGTCCTCCTATTTCATTGGAATAAGTGCTGGGTAGAGTGAGTGTTACATGGCTTTCCCagttgaattttaatgtcagaCCAAAGTCGGTGGTTACCACTCCAAAATACCCAGCGGTGAATATGTTGATCTGACCATCTTTTTCAAACGGCAAATTCACATATAGATCATTGACCTTTAAGACACAaattcatttcagttaaaaacattGGCCATTTTGCCTCAGTGTATATGCAGTTATTCATTGTAATATATGTAATAGTATTAAATTGGACTGACCTTCACTTTTCTAGGACTTTCCTTACTTAAGACAATCGCGTATCCATAGACACTTATTGTTACAGCCTTGGTAAATGAAACTGCCTTGTTACTTCCTCTGTTCTCATTCTTGACAAGCACCTCAAATGGTATCAATGAGGGGTCAGCTGTATTGAGTAGCTTGGAGAAATAATAAGTACATGTACCTTGAAAGTCAAAGGGTTTACCATCAAATGTGCGGTAGTGTGGATCACCTGCACCCTGGCAGGTACCGTATGACATTGGATAACAATCTCTCACTCCATTTCTCGTGTCACACATTTCTGACTTCTTACAGCTTGTCACTTTGCATTCAACTTTTCCAGTTGCTGTATTGCAGACACAtttttctgtgcattttttGTCCCCCCAAAACATTTGGTCGGCTGGATAATATCGGTCTTTGTAGGTACAGCCACACTTTTTTATAGGAGTGCATTCATCTCCACTGCGTACATAACCTGTGTTGCACTGGCAGCCCTCCACACATGGCAACATGCATTTTTCTGGGGCACCACGATCTGCACAAGAGGCAGCACAGGCTGTGCCACAGGGCTCATAATGACTGTTGGCTGGACAGTTCATTGCTTTGACGAAAATAAAGAagataattatatatatatacatatagaaTACAATATGGCATGAATTTGGTAACTATTAACGTAAATCTTTACTTTTGTATGCAGTAAATATACTTACGGCAATTGGAGAGCGTCCTCCAGTTTCCAGTGATCTTGATTCCAGCTGACATGCAAGCACCAACATAGCTCTGAATGTCATTACAGAGGAAGAGTCTTGCACCGTTGTTAATACACACATCGTACACACAATTATCCATGTATATGTTGGGCTCTACGGTTGCGTGACAGCTAGCAAATGGCCCATCTTTTTTAGCCATGATACCACAGCTTGACTCTTGTTTGTACTGCTCTTGAAGGGTTAAAGGGCAACTTGGGCACTGCCCATTACAGTCATCATTGCAAAACAGATCTTTATCTGGAACTTTCCAGCTCTTGGCAAACTCAATGACGCTGGAGAGCACAATGCCTTTGGGATCACTGTATTCATCTCTGCGGTCACCGTTATAATTCCCACAAAGTCCACCTGTAGTCTGGTAATAGCTGCTGGGAACTGTGATATACAGCATCATATTCCAGTCATATTTCACTTGTAAGCCAAAATCTGTTGATATAAGGACATCCCAGCCTCTTTGCTCAACTTTGATTTTTCCACCCTCGATAGTCAAAGGCAAGTAGGTATTTTcaccattgaacttgtgagaaacagaaacaaagaaTAAAGAGAGttagttattgttattatacaaAGTGgttgtaaatatgaatattcaAAGTGTTTTCTGCACATTAACTATATTTGATGTCAATATTGACATTCATATATTAAATTTGACAGGCGCTTTTACCTCTACTACTCCTCTCTGGCTGCTTGCCACCACTGTGTGACCATACACAAGGACAGAAACCACTCTCACATACGCCACCCTATTGTTTCCCCTgtggttgttttttattaatacaGCGAAGGGTGTGAGGCCTTTTTGAGGTTTTGTATTGTTCACCATTACGTAAGAACAAGTTCCCTGAAAGTCAAATAGCTTCCCATCAAAAGTTTTGAAATGGGGATCGCCAACCGCATGGCATGTGGCAGAGGAGACGGGAACACAGACACCCTTTCTACACTCCTCCCGTTCACGGCACTTAACAGTGTCACAGGGGTCTGTTGGAGGAACTGGAATTGACGTGGAACCTTAGGAAACACAAAAAGGAAAGTCTTTGATCAGTTTTACAGCGGAGACAATAACTGAATATATGATTGTGCAACATGGCATCTTACCGGTGTTACACACTCCTGTTGTACCATATCCCCACCTTAATTTTCCACCATAAACATATACAGCCATAAGTGAATTTCCAGATATGGTTATGGGACCTTTCTGTGAGCCGATCGGCATGATACTCCATATGTATTTGTTGTCCCCAGGGAAATCTTTCCATCTCAGTGACCTGCTTAAAGTGCGTTGTGCTGCTGCTTCAGCAACAATTACAGCATTGCTATCGTAACCATTTTGGGGATAAATGGTCCATGATGTTGACATCTCAGAAGTGGGAATAACATTGGTTAGATACTCATCGTAGGGAAAATTGctactaaaataaataaccaTTATTTTGTTGTTACTTTGAATGATTGTACCCGTTCTTTTCATATGAACTTCATAAACATCTCCAGAAttcattgttattattttggGGTGTCTGTCCTTATAGATGGACACAACTGTGTTGTCCTCTGGAGCAACCACATGGGCGGTGTCCTTGCTGAGGAAATAATGCATCGGAGGCACCAGGTATGTGTTGGAGAGAGCCTCAATCGGGATCAGCTGCTCGTAGACATGCTCGCAGGTGCCCACGATCATGGCACACTCGTGTCCGGCCAGGACAGCCACCGGAAGTGTGGATGTGATTTTTGTTCCAGACAAAGTTTCCTGACTTTGAAACTCATAGACCTCATAGGCATTCAAATTTATGGTTTTTGGCCTAATTCTCAGAGAATTGTAAATGATGGTGACTGTGTTCATCTCCTTGCCATTGATGATGGCAGCTTCCTTTTTTAATGGACCTGTGTTTGGAGTGAAAATGATGTAACTTCTGCCAAGTTGGTTTATGGGGTAAATCACACTGCTGTCTCCGGTGTATTCCTTTATGTGAGAGGACACCACAGAGATATCGGCATCAGAGGAGATTGAAACAGCTTTGCGGAAGACTCCTTCACCTTCAAGCTCAGTGTTTGCTGGAAGCGTTATCCATTTGGTGTCTCCTCGTGCTATATTCACGGTTTCACTATAACCTAGACCCTTCACCTCCACTTTTACAGTTGCGGGGGAATTTTGTGCTGTAATGGAGAGGGTCGGACTGCCTTTTTGGGCATACTGGTAGTTTGTCATAAAAGCAGTGATGAATTCACGCCCTGTTGAGCATCCTTTGACTGCTGTAGTTAAACAAAAGCACAGTATTGGTAGTTAACCTGCATATGTTGACAATGAAAATACCCTACACACCTAAAAATTTCAAGTGCtttcaaataaacacaacaatcaAGTAATTTCTTTACATGTGAGGTGAATTTGCACAATGTAatctttatttacaaaaacgttctttaattttttttaaaaaggtacCACACTGACTTTGATCCGGTGgatcaaataataatataatattataataatattttcaggtaattgttttgtcattttaataataacattaataataaaataactatacaccgttttaatatttgtatatttttattaggatgtttacatttttttttatctctgGACAGTTAGTTGCACAATTAGACAATAGTGACTTTAAGACAGACATTTTAGTATTAATTGCAATGTACTTAAAATCCACCAGCAATACTTAGCCTGCGTGTAATTTAAATATGTCTTGTatatatatcgctgctgtccctCTGAACCTCGTCTCTCCACATtttgtgacttttattttttacgataaataattattaatcaccttttgtgtttttcactgggttttgcaaatatcttaccaataaaatgtattaaaaagtgcttatcaacacagtatttaatcttTTAATAAGTAcagtttatttccttttttttttaaacagccaatttggacatccaaggtttaaAATTATACATCTATATCAATATTTATATGCATGTTACATCAAAACTCTTCTTACCAGTTACTGTTACCGCTAAGCAGAGTAGAAATGACCGCATCTCCATGGCTGTAAGAGAGAAACtataattttctttctttctggtgAATTAAAATTCAGTTTAAGAGTTGTACTTTGATAAACAAAAGTAACAATGGAAGTAATGATGCGTACAAACCTGGAGGTATGGTCTCTTTGAACAAAACCTTTCTAAAACAGGTGAAGGCTTATATAGTATTGCTACTAGTAATGAAAAAAATTTAATGTATTCTGGAAACAGGATCTTATTAAGTACACAAAATTGTGTTAGTTTACGCTAACTCGCATGACAATATTGATAGACATTACAGTAAACAGTGTTCCACATCACACCTAAAGCTAATAGAAAGCTTTAGgtagaaaaacagaaataatgttGTTCAACACTTCTGTGAATTTTGAGAACAAATATACTTAGAGGAGGGAAGTTTTCAGATGGCTTAACATTGTGTCATGTTGTGACAATGTTAACGCACTACTATGTACGTTTACTCCCTTTACAAGCATCACACCaaactgtatgtgtatgtgtttactgAATACACTTGAACATTTATTATCTTTGATGTACAAATACATAAACTCACTGGTGGCATCTTTGTGGTGTTTACAGTTTATAAATCAACCGAGGCTGATTTATAGGACAGTACAATGTTATTGAAGTGTCGTACAAGCTTTGCCTGTCACTGTGTATACACACTTTCCATACAGTAGGCAAATGACTTCAGATACTGTTTGCCCAACTTGTTCAAATGGATGACAGGATCAACATGACTGTACAACCAgatatttctgttttaattaTCTGTTTATACAACATGTTTGCCTAGATAGTATCACTTCACTTTTGACATcacatgtgtttattttagcTGGACCTAGCTAATTCACCACTTAAAGACATCAAACTTTTAACAGCTGCTGTAATTCCCTTAAGCTAACGCGAAACAAGCCCTTCAGAAAAGGTAATGCGTTCAGTGTCTCTTAAATTGAACATCTGTTCTGTGTCACTCCTTTATGGACCaagttatagacggtttcatcttaaaggggtcatatggcgcgaataagtgtttttctgtgtgtttggtgtgttataagttgcccatgcatgtattagacacataaaattgcaaaaattaaagtgacggaagaaaaaatgcattctatgtaaaagcgaatgctcacccagacctgcctgaaacgcctcgtgtaaccacacccccacaaatctacatcagttcgtggtatgagttgactaagaccgccaaaatgtatacgcaagtaaggtgggcgtacctgtcagtacaattgctttggaacctggtgttccaaatatggaaagtggcgtcacatttccgtcacactcttgcagtattcgaccaatcactacgcactggttaactggccaatcatagcacacctcgcttttctgAGCAATGAGCTTTATataaaatctgcgcgtttcagagaggcggggcaaacaggagatacaaacatgcacggtatgtggaaaatacagcgcttttgaaccttaaatcgtgtatacacattgccttacatctaaaacaaatgataatattcgttttagccatgtcatatgacccctttaccaacataaacaaacgttactgtgcatgcacatttttgtgaccccaactgaacttctggtacacattaacaaacaatagagtgcctgtagattatttttgataacaatcaaaagaaaccgagaagaaccgttacctggctaaacttgtctctccaatattttgaatttagactccgataccgagctcaaccgctagatgtaccatacagtttgtttacatgcgactgagctacaggagccattcaataaataaaatgaacatacaacaaaattcaacaaatcgtttatttaatagaactaatataaagtaaaataataatacaaattaatattaacatcaataaaataaaatatttatattattagacacacTAGCCAAATGTAATGGGTTGAGAAAACGCCATTATTATAAGTTAAATTTGACACCCCccatttttttttgaaagaaataAGAACTGGTCTAATTTCAACAGTTATTATGGGTCATTACACCGCCTCGCCAATAGATGGCGCATCAGGCGCTTTTGGAAAACGCAAAGGACTAACTTCCGCTTGTTGGTGCATTCAGTAATAAACTGACTGCAATTACGAAAGGACGTAACTTCAGTGTCTTTGTGTCATTCTCAGGTAtgaatatatttcatttgaaatgttcatttattgttATAATGCAGATGAGAATGTATAAAAGTGTAAAGTTAGAGAGTGTAAGGGAGTTGAGAATACGCCTATACACATAATCTAGAATGTGTTTTAATTCATTGAGGAGTAAAAATGACGGAACAAATAAGTTTGATATGTATTTCATTAgttgaaagaaatgttttatcCATGTTACATATTGAACCCATGTCAGGCTTGTTTTATTATGGGTTTAAGGGCCTTTTATAGTTTCACCTCCCAAGCACGTGTTGTATTTACtgtgcttttgacattttcGTTGTTTGGCACATTCAtatttcagtgtgtgtgtgtgaatgagttaAATAGCAGTAAATAAGGAGGATACATTGAATGAATTATGTTGCAGTTGTGATGAAATATAGTTTTGGTAATTATCCTGGTGATTGTGCGCTGTTTTAAAAGGTGTCAGTTACAGTATATTTGGAATATGGTTAAGGATCTATGCTATtctgtaggcctatatatgtatctatatatacatttttcatgGTATTTGTAAAGTTATCTGATGTTGTATTATcttaaaactgtatatatgtatacaaactagggctgcaacaactaatcgataaaatcgacaataatcgataatgaaattcgttgtcaacgaattccattatcgattagttggtctgtgacgtcacttgcgagctgcgcagttataaatcaagcgagtcttcttcccttttaaaatgaccgttttagatgtgtctctccgtgcagcatgagctgcgctgTTTTAAATGCTgacgtggttctccgtggatgcgagatgagcagttttaaagtcacacttgtctctccgtgctgcacgaggtgcgcagtttgaaagtcccaggtgtctctccgtgcagcgcgaggtacgcagttttaaagtcagacgtgtctctccgtgaggcacatgttgcgcagtaTTAAAGTCtatggaaagccaggagggtgaaaaacgcgcgaattttaacacgtTAAGTACACGTCAACAACGTGTATTTCACACGTACTTAACGTGTATTTAACGTGTACTTAACGTGTTGTTTACGTGTGAAAAATTAACGTGTACTTGACGTGTATTTAACACGTACTTAACGTGTTAAATACACATAAAGTACACGTAGAATACACGTAAACAACGCGTGATTCAGACGTCAGTTTCCAGTTTAAACGTGTCAATATCATTGGCTGCCTAAGAATTGGGTCAAACCATTTCTGCAAACCTGTGGGGTTGCCTGCCGCTCACAGGCCACATGCTTCCACCATTAAAGATCCTCCTGTTTATTTGTCCTTTCAttgtgtagttatttattagtgaaagttatatttattaagaTAAAAAGCCCATTTTGCACATTAGTAAACATTCTGACTGTAACACCATTTACCACACTTCAGTTTTCTAACATTAAAAACACtaacatttgtttaataaaaagtttACAGGTGGTGGTTCTTCAAATTCATGATACAGACCATTGTAatgaattttcgtttttgatGAACAATGTAAACTTTTAAAGGTGGAGTTTAATTTACTGCTATGGCCAGTAGGGTGCAACCAAGATGCTCCACAAGGGTaatattaaagagtacattcctcgagatcataaaaaatacatttcatgaagtgtttaattttgccgtgtttgaatgtaagcaatctgccaagttgtaaatccgaaggtgaacgaataacaaagttattagcttataaaaaaggtaatcgactctgaatcacgcgaacaagccatgacctgtccgaatctttaaccacaatgtacctacgtcactagaaaaatccccgcctactgactgcgaaaacttaactctctcctccccaaacactgtactagctcgttcgtgacgtgtgcatcatgtctaagagaagctgtgttctatgtagtgaaactaagtcagtcttattttcactaccaaaggaagaacttctgaggaaaaaatggttactatttatttttcaaacgacaccaaaggagtataaaccgaacgttttactttgcgcgcgtcattttaccgaagattgcttcatcaatcttggcgcctttactgcaggatacattaaacgtctttccttaaaagatgttgcaataccaactttatttggacctgtaagctccaccgaatcacaacctgtaagtgtgactctttatttttgtctttacttaaaattaaatttgtgtgacgttatctcatgtctgtgtttagctaacgttaccgttatttttggggttgttactgtttgtttacctaacgttagctataaactcgttgcgctaatgtaagtgttcaaccatattaactcgcaaagtctttatttcaagaactgcgtggtgtactatagttataataacatctgaagatacgaacaccgtacactgtatgccgtgataactaactgttacaagagaagtgtctaaaacagtcctttttcttactggcatctgtataaggattaaagaatgattcgtcagactcgggctcgaactggtaaggtaaaatcgacgccatctctctctatacactgttaatatccaaccacctgcaaaccgtaatacagcagtaatgataggcggtccatttgcgacacatgctgaacgcgtttgaccaatcacagcagactagaccatttgaccaatcacagcagactagaccatctgaccaatcacagcagactacactatctgaccaatcagatcagactacgctggcggaaaggcggagattacacagatgaatcgcggaacgaatcatttgagagtcagtcaagaagtaaggtaataaaaactgcttattattacgaaataatagtatttttacatcatgtatgtacaaaccgattccaaaaaagttgggacactgtacaaattgtgaataaaaacagaatgcaatgatgtggaattttaaaatttcaatattttattcagaatacaacatagatgacatatcaaatgtttaaactgagagaatgtatcattttaagggaaaaataagttgattttaaatttcatggcatcaacacatctcaaaaaagttgggacaaggccatgtttaccactgtgtggcatcccctcttctttttataacagtctgcaaacgtctggggactgaggagacaagttgctcaagtttaggaataggaatgttgtcccattcttgtctaatacaggcttctagttgctcgactgtcttaggtcttctttgtcgcatcttcctctttatgatgcgccaaatgttttctatgggtgaaagatctggactgcaggctggccatttcagtacccggatccttcttctacgcagccatgatgtt
Encoded here:
- the si:dkey-65b12.6 gene encoding IgGFc-binding protein, producing the protein MEMRSFLLCLAVTVTAVKGCSTGREFITAFMTNYQYAQKGSPTLSITAQNSPATVKVEVKGLGYSETVNIARGDTKWITLPANTELEGEGVFRKAVSISSDADISVVSSHIKEYTGDSSVIYPINQLGRSYIIFTPNTGPLKKEAAIINGKEMNTVTIIYNSLRIRPKTINLNAYEVYEFQSQETLSGTKITSTLPVAVLAGHECAMIVGTCEHVYEQLIPIEALSNTYLVPPMHYFLSKDTAHVVAPEDNTVVSIYKDRHPKIITMNSGDVYEVHMKRTGTIIQSNNKIMVIYFSSNFPYDEYLTNVIPTSEMSTSWTIYPQNGYDSNAVIVAEAAAQRTLSRSLRWKDFPGDNKYIWSIMPIGSQKGPITISGNSLMAVYVYGGKLRWGYGTTGVCNTGSTSIPVPPTDPCDTVKCREREECRKGVCVPVSSATCHAVGDPHFKTFDGKLFDFQGTCSYVMVNNTKPQKGLTPFAVLIKNNHRGNNRVAYVRVVSVLVYGHTVVASSQRGVVEFNGENTYLPLTIEGGKIKVEQRGWDVLISTDFGLQVKYDWNMMLYITVPSSYYQTTGGLCGNYNGDRRDEYSDPKGIVLSSVIEFAKSWKVPDKDLFCNDDCNGQCPSCPLTLQEQYKQESSCGIMAKKDGPFASCHATVEPNIYMDNCVYDVCINNGARLFLCNDIQSYVGACMSAGIKITGNWRTLSNCPMNCPANSHYEPCGTACAASCADRGAPEKCMLPCVEGCQCNTGYVRSGDECTPIKKCGCTYKDRYYPADQMFWGDKKCTEKCVCNTATGKVECKVTSCKKSEMCDTRNGVRDCYPMSYGTCQGAGDPHYRTFDGKPFDFQGTCTYYFSKLLNTADPSLIPFEVLVKNENRGSNKAVSFTKAVTISVYGYAIVLSKESPRKVKVNDLYVNLPFEKDGQINIFTAGYFGVVTTDFGLTLKFNWESHVTLTLPSTYSNEIGGLCGNWNGNLNDEFRTTDNTLAANPTLFGTSWKVKDDPGCSDECKEKICPKCDNIEKNKVTFTKPCSIITDKTGPFKGCHDKVNPSQFYEDCVYDMCMYGGHPSALCSVLTAYTAACQNALGKVESWRTNTLCPASCKANSHYEVCGVGCPQTCLGLTEPKGCKGSPCAEGCICDKGFVLSNGECVSMAQCGCTHMGLYYQLGQEFFPEGKCNQRCVCKENGKVQCEDAFTCRPGEKCQVQNGVQGCFPESKAVCSVAGFGIYQSFDGKSFSVEGDCEYRLVETIQTKDKITSFGVLVKQLSSEEAGITQRVKIQVDQYTITLLPGQVWDIQVDNTKTNLPVTLNEGLVQVYQSGLFIVVETNFGLKVTYDTVSMATVEIPSTFKSAVTGLCGNYNGNKADDFLLPDGIQTSSVVYFADSWVSPSDRIICKTACGSKCVNPDKDAQIQAENACTILTSEKGPFSNCYDKVPPQIFFDECVKDVAAQPKDQNVLCSHIQRYVASCQETGTSIDTWRNSTFCPFKCFENSHFEMCADTCSSTCASLTESQKCPPCHEGCQCDDGLVFDGGECKVTSTLADAEAPLSLPITPRLIMLVRELEMLKIDKKDMKNSRRKLVTYSGHKMSPLGLGCIPGVHHIQTKPEVMPVVHSPRKIPVALKENIESELKRMEEMGVIKKQTEPTEWVNSMVTIVKPNKIRICIDPLDLNKAIRREHYPLKTLEEVVAEMPKAKMFSVVDANQGFWQIRLYDDSSKLCTFNTPLGRYSFTRLPFGISSAPEVFQRCLSQHLEGMEGVVNVMDDILVWGEDKDSHDHRLRKLLEKLRSINLKLNKAKCKIGLSEISYIGHILSKDGLKPDKEKVKAVEDMPEPQDKSALQRFLGMVQYMAKFIPNLSEVTAPLRKLLEGETHWHWEKEQQESFNCFKILVSTAPVLKYYDVKQPVTLSVDASSDGLGAVILQEGQPVAYGSRALTDSERNYAQIEKELLAIVESDHKPLEIIFKKPLHKAPSRLQKMLMRLQKYSLKVRYVPGKQLHIADALSRAYLKEHCTPDNREEDDMDFQLATENDEELRMVREAVQSGWPNSRTKVPKPIQQYWTFREDLSHADGLLFKNGKLVVPNKMRVPERAWAKVGMDLFHFRDAEYLLCVDYFSKYPEIAKLNDTTSSLSGLIQSPASAVPRFREARKLDSQYIERGHT